The Oncorhynchus masou masou isolate Uvic2021 chromosome 6, UVic_Omas_1.1, whole genome shotgun sequence genome has a window encoding:
- the LOC135542393 gene encoding zinc finger protein 664-like, whose protein sequence is MSSLSYSPPVKEEVCWTEKEALVKEEEDEKDVTIQKEVEGEAVTLKEEEKDVSVKEEEDAFRVKEEEDVTVKEEEEEKEEEDAVYGVKEKGEMTVTLEEEEEVGDLFNTREIRDYRGSSGEPQQPHDAEEAEMSLSRSEHLNKHLQRSTGKRPLCCSDCGKRFTSSSGIKIHQRIHTGEKPYSCAQCGKRFTQSTGLISHQRIHTGDKPYSCDQCGKSFTTSSTLTLHQRIHTGEKPYSCGQCGKRFTQSTGLISHQRIHTGDKSYCCDQCEKSFTTSVSLTLHQRIHTGAKPYSCGQCGKSFGQSGNLTVHQRIHTGDKPYSCDQCGKRFTTSVSLTVHQRIHTGEKSYSCGQCGKSFGQSGNLTVHQRIHTGEKPYSCDQCGKSFTTSGSLTLHQRIHTGEKPYSCDLCGKSFSTSGSLTLHQRIHTGEKSYSCDLCGKSFSTSGSLTVHQRTHTEEKPRNL, encoded by the exons atgagttcactaagcTACTCTCCTCCTGTTAAAGaagaggtctgctggacggagaaagaagctctcgtcaaagaggaggaggacgagaaggatgttacaatacaaaaagaagtagagggtgaggctgttaccttgaaagaagaagagaaagacgtttcagtgaaagaagaggaagatgcgttcagagtgaaagaggaggaggatgttacagtaaaagaagaggaggaagagaaagaggaggaggatgcagTTTATGGCgtgaaagagaagggggagatgactgtcacattggaggaagaagaggaggttgGAGATCTGTTTAACACCA gagagatacgggactatcgtggatcctctggggagcctcaacaacctcatgatgctgaAGAGGCAGAGATGAGTCTTtccagatcagaacacctcaATAAACACCTGCAGAGATCCACAGGAAAGAGACCtctctgctgctctgactgtgggaagagattcacctCCTCATCAGGCATTAAAATTCATCAgagaatccacacaggagagaaaccttatagctgtgctcAATGTGGAAAGAGGTTTACTCAGTCAACAGGcctgatatcacaccagagaatacacacaggagataaaccttatagctgtgatcaatgtgggaagagttttactacatctagcACTCTGACtttacaccagagaatacacacaggagagaaaccttatagctgtggtcaatgtgggaagaggtTTACTCAGTCAACCGGcctgatatcacaccagagaatacatACAGGAGATAAATCTTATTGCTGTGATCAATGTGAGAAGAGTTTTACAACATCTGTCTCTCTGACtttacaccagagaatacacacaggagcgaaaccttatagctgtggtcaatgtgggaagagttttggtcaATCTGGCAATCTGACAgtgcaccagagaatacacacaggagataaaccttatagctgtgatcaatgtgggaagaggttTACCACATCTGTCTCTCTGACGGTGCACcaaagaatacacacaggagagaaatcttatagctgtggtcaatgtgggaagagttttggtcaATCTGGCAATCTGACAgtgcaccagagaatacacacaggagagaaaccttatagctgtgatcaatgtgggaagagttttactacatctGGCTCTCTGACtttacaccagagaatacacacaggagagaaaccttatagctgtgatcttTGTGGGAAGAGTTTTTCTACATCTGGCTCTCTGACtttacaccagagaatacacacaggagagaaatcttatagctgtgatctTTGTGGGAAGAGTTTTTCTACATCTGGCTCTCTGACAgtgcaccagagaacacacacagaagagaAACCTCGTAACTTATAA